A stretch of the Papaver somniferum cultivar HN1 chromosome 6, ASM357369v1, whole genome shotgun sequence genome encodes the following:
- the LOC113288004 gene encoding protein NRT1/ PTR FAMILY 6.4-like, giving the protein MVSALSDVEGEDIGTVVDFRGRPFDKSSTGGWLAAGLILGSELAERICVVGISMNLVTYLVGDLHIPTAKSATIVTNFMGSLNLLALLAGFLADAKLGRYLTVAIFSTITAVGATLLTVATSIPSMRPPACDEVRRQHHECIQSTGSQLALLYAALYVIALGGGGIKSNVSGFGSDQFDVRDPKERKAMFFFFNRFYFCISLGSLFAVTVLVYIQDNVGRAWGYGISAGAMAIAVLVLFGGTPVYRLRTPQGSPLTVIWRVFYLASRKRKLPYPAHPSLLNEYHTAKVSHTERLRCLDKAAIVDANDNGQLENGTYNSWVVSTVTQVEEVKMVLKLIPIWSTCILFWTVYSQMTTLSVEQATFMNRHIGSFIFPSGSVSVFLTLTILIFTSLNEKVIVPIARRFTHTTQGITSLQRIGIGLVFAIMAMVASAIVEKQRRIIAVRDQIQISVFWLVPQYFLVGAGEGFAYVGQLEFFIREAPERMKSMSTGLFLTTVAMGFYVSSLLVSLVDKITHKGWIRSNLNKAKLDYFFWMLAVLGVLNFLVFLAFAMKHQYKVEKHYDKTIEGDNENELKDWKNNGSVIEEFEKKEAVEGVF; this is encoded by the exons ATG GTTTCAGCATTATCCGACGTTGAAGGTGAAGATATTGGAACAGTAGTGGACTTTCGAGGTAGACCTTTCGATAAATCTAGTACGGGTGGATGGCTTGCTGCAGGTCTTATCTTAG GTTCTGAACTTGCTGAGAGAATTTGCGTTGTTGGAATCTCGATGAATTTAGTGACGTATTTAGTCGGAGATCTGCATATTCCAACAGCGAAATCCGCAACAATTGTTACTAATTTCATGGGCAGTCTCAATCTTCTTGCACTTCTTGCTGGTTTCTTAGCTGATGCAAAGCTTGGCCGGTACTTGACAGTTGCGATATTTTCAACCATAACTGCTGTG GGAGCAACTTTGCTAACAGTAGCTACAAGCATCCCAAGTATGAGACCACCAGCTTGCGATGAGGTCAGAAGACAACACCACGAATGCATCCAATCTACTGGGAGTCAGTTGGCGTTGTTATACGCTGCCCTATATGTAATTGCATTAGGTGGTGGTGGTATAAAATCGAACGTATCAGGTTTTGGGTCTGATCAATTTGATGTGAGAGATCCTAAAGAAAGAAAGgctatgtttttcttcttcaaccgattCTACTTCTGCATCAGTCTTGGATCTCTCTTTGCAGTGACAGTTTTAGTATATATACAAGATAATGTTGGGAGAGCGTGGGGGTACGGGATATCGGCTGGTGCCATGGCAATCGCCGTACTCGTATTGTTTGGTGGTACACCCGTTTATCGATTAAGGACACCACAAGGAAGTCCACTTACTGTTATTTGGAGAGTGTTTTACTTGGCTTCTAGGAAGAGAAAATTGCCTTACCCTGCTCATCCTAGTCTCTTGAACGAGTATCATACCGCCAAGGTTTCTCATACAGAAAGACTAAG GTGCCTGGATAAGGCAGCCATCGTAGATGCTAACGATAACGGGCAGCTAGAAAATGGGACATACAACTCATGGGTTGTCTCTACAGTGACACAAGTGGAAGAGGTAAAAATGGTGTTGAAACTCATCCCAATTTGGTCGACATGTATACTCTTCTGGACAGTATATTCTCAAATGACAACTTTATCAGTTGAACAAGCAACTTTCATGAATAGACatattggttccttcattttcccATCAGGATCAGTTTCGGTGTTTCTCActctaacaatcttaattttcaCTTCCCTTAACGAGAAAGTCATTGTCCCAATTGCTAGAAGATTTACTCATACTACTCAAGGAATTACAAGTCTTCAGAGAATTGGAATAGGACTAGTTTTCGCCATCATGGCTATGGTAGCATCTGCAATTGTTGAAAAACAAAGAAGGATTATCGCTGTTCGGGACCAAATTCAGATAAGTGTATTTTGGTTAGTGCCTCAGTACTTTCTAGTTGGAGCTGGAGAAGGGTTCGCTTATGTTGGGCAGCTGGAGTTTTTTATAAGAGAAGCTCCAGAGAGAATGAAATCTATGAGTACAGGGCTATTCCTTACTACAGTGGCAATGGGGTTCTACGTTAGTAGTTTATTAGTGTCTTTGGTGGATAAAATCACCCACAAGGGTTGGATCAGAAGTAATCTAAACAAAGCAAAGTTGGACTACTTTTTCTGGATGCTTGCAGTATTGGGAGTTTTGAACTTTCTGGTATTTCTTGCGTTTGCAATGAAGCATCAATACAAAGTAGAAAAACATTATGATAAAACCATAGAGGGTGATAATGAGAATGAGCTTAAAGATTGGAAAAATAATGGGAGTGTTATAGAAGAGTTTGAGAAGAAAGAAGCTGTTGAAGGTGTGTTTTAG